From a single Nicotiana tomentosiformis chromosome 2, ASM39032v3, whole genome shotgun sequence genomic region:
- the LOC138905211 gene encoding uncharacterized protein, translated as MEFFQSWQIKRITSSPYHPVANGQVESTNKIIINNLKKRLEKSKGNWPEELPGVLWAYRTTTKTATGETLFSLVYGSEALIPVKIGEPSTRFTLAMEESNDEDLRTNLDLLEQRREAALIRMTSQKQTIERYYNRKAHLRYFKIGDFVLKKVFQSTKTAGEGKLNPNWE; from the coding sequence ATGGAGTTCTTTCAAAGTTGGCAAATCAAACGAATAACCTCTTCACCTTACCATCCCGTGGCAAATGGACAAGTTGAGtcaacaaataagattatcatcaataatttgaagaagagactAGAAAAATCAAAAGGGAATTGGCCTGAAGAATTACCAGGAGTATTATGGGCTTATAGAACCACAACAAAAACAGCTACGGGAGAAACTCTATTTTCACTTGTGTACGGTTCAGAAGCTTTAATCCCAGTTAAAATAGGAGAACCAAGCACGAGATTCACATTGGCAATGGAAGAATCGAACGATGAGGATTTAAGAACAAACTTGGACTTACTCGAACAAAGAAGAGAAGCAGCTCTAATACGAATGACATCACAAAAGCAAACCATAGAACGATACTACAACAGAAAGGCTCACCTCAGGTACTTCAAAATTGGGGACTTTGTTCTTAAAAAGGTTTTTCAATCAACGAAAACAGCCGGAGAAGGAAAGTTAAATCCAAATTGGGAATGA
- the LOC138905210 gene encoding uncharacterized protein: MAARKLRPYFQCHPISIVTAYPLRNILHKQELSGRLAKWEIELSEYDIIYQPRTSIKSQVLVDFVAYFNTKRIPKVEKELQIFTGANPSTWTLFTDGSSNIKGVGLGIVLIPPSGESIRQAIKCYQITNNEAEYEAIITGLELARELSIEQIMIKSDSQLVFNQMHGTYTARELRMQQYLEKAQELVKQLQSWKIMQIPREENAEEDALANLASVAEVTSEENSIVIHLFHSALDHDKHEVSFNNLTWDWRNEIVNFLQYGIVHEGKKESQMLLWKAARYCLIRDNLCRKMFGGPLARCLGSNQTEYVMREIHEGHCGNHAGGRSLVKTLIRAGYYCLKWKKMQKIL, encoded by the coding sequence ATGGCAGCTAGGAAATTgagaccatattttcaatgccatcctatCTCCATAGTAACTGCATATCCATTaaggaatattttgcataaacaagaatTGTCAGGCAGACTAGCCAAGTGGGAAATAGAACTAAGTGAATATGACATTATTTATCAACCTCGAACATCAATAAAATCTCAAGTTTTAGTAGATTTCGTCGCATATTTTAATACAAAAAGAATTCCAAAAGTAGAAAAGGAATTACAAATTTTTACTGGAGCTAATCCAAGTACATGGACTTTATTTACTGATGGCTCTTCAAATATCAAAGGAGTCGGTTTAGGTATTGTCTTAATCCCACCCTCAGGTGAAAGTATAAGACAAGCAATTAAATGTTACCAaattactaacaatgaagcagagtatgaagctatAATTACAGGTTTGGAACTAGCACGAGAACTCTCCATAGAGCAAATCATGATTAAAAGTGACTCTCAACTAGTATTCAATCAGATGCATGGGACTTACACTGCTAGAGAGCTACGAATGCAACAATACTTGGAAAAGGCACAAGAACTTGTCAAGCAATTGCAATCATGGAAGATTATGCAAATACCCAGGGAAGAAAACGCAGAAGAAGATGCGTTGGCTAACCTTGCTTCAGTTGCAGAAGTAACGAGTGAGGAAAATTCTATTGTAATCCAtttatttcattcagcacttgacCATGATAAACACGAGGTAAGCTTTAAtaatttaacctgggattggagaaacgagaTTGTTAATTTTTTGCAGTACGGGATCGTACATGAAGGCAAGAAAGAATCTCAAATGCTTCTATGGAAAGCTGCTCGTTACTGCCTAATTCGAGACAATTTATGTCGCAAAATGTTTGGTGGTCCTTTAGCAAGGTGCCTTGGATCCAATCAAACAGAGTACGTGATGAGGGAAATACATGAAGGACATTGCGGAAATCACGCAGGTGGAAGATCTTTAGTTAAAACACTAAtcagggcaggatactactgtCTAAAATGGAAGAAGATGCAAAAAATTTTGTAG